One genomic segment of Clostridium saccharoperbutylacetonicum N1-4(HMT) includes these proteins:
- a CDS encoding nuclear transport factor 2 family protein has product MNPEEIVKKQLDFYNKHDLEGFVSTYHNEVEIYNLIDNSIMIKGKEQLKNSYRERFEVLKVYAEIENRIVIGNKVIDHEYVTGLEKDAIKKAVAIYEIENNLIKRVWFIFE; this is encoded by the coding sequence ATGAATCCAGAAGAAATAGTTAAAAAGCAATTGGATTTTTATAATAAGCATGATTTAGAAGGCTTTGTGTCTACTTATCATAATGAGGTTGAAATTTATAATTTAATAGATAATTCAATTATGATAAAAGGTAAAGAACAATTAAAGAATAGCTATAGAGAAAGATTTGAAGTGTTAAAGGTTTATGCAGAGATAGAAAATCGAATTGTTATAGGAAATAAAGTAATTGATCATGAATATGTAACTGGCTTGGAAAAAGATGCAATAAAAAAAGCTGTTGCAATTTATGAAATTGAGAATAATTTAATAAAAAGAGTTTGGTTTATTTTTGAATAA
- a CDS encoding class I SAM-dependent methyltransferase: MELEEMSSFFNSRAKNYEQHMMNNIEGVNELYSEIAKLIPKINELNLLDLGCGTGLELDEIFKINSTVKVTGIDLAENMMEKIKQKHNDKLNQLNLIVGNYFDYDIGTCMFDCALSVETLHHFTHEEKINLYKKIFKSLKQNGFYIEADYMAPSQEYEDYHFNENRRIRSKLGITEGFYHYDTPCTVENQIQMLQKAGFKSVEKVWEYTNTVILLAKK; encoded by the coding sequence ATGGAATTAGAGGAAATGAGTAGTTTTTTCAATAGCAGAGCTAAAAACTATGAGCAACATATGATGAATAATATTGAGGGAGTAAATGAACTTTATAGTGAAATTGCAAAATTAATACCAAAAATAAATGAACTGAATTTGCTTGATTTAGGATGTGGGACAGGTTTAGAGTTAGATGAAATTTTTAAAATTAATTCAACAGTTAAAGTCACAGGGATTGATTTAGCTGAGAATATGATGGAAAAAATAAAACAAAAGCATAATGATAAATTAAACCAACTTAATCTCATTGTTGGTAACTACTTTGATTATGATATTGGAACATGTATGTTTGATTGTGCTTTATCTGTGGAAACTCTTCATCATTTTACACATGAAGAAAAGATTAATTTGTATAAGAAGATTTTCAAAAGTTTAAAGCAGAATGGTTTTTATATTGAAGCGGATTATATGGCGCCAAGTCAAGAATATGAGGATTACCACTTCAATGAAAATAGAAGAATTCGCTCAAAATTAGGGATAACTGAGGGCTTCTATCACTATGATACTCCGTGTACTGTAGAAAATCAGATACAAATGCTGCAGAAGGCTGGGTTTAAATCTGTAGAAAAAGTTTGGGAATATACTAACACTGTTATTTTGTTAGCAAAAAAATAG
- a CDS encoding beta-ketoacyl-ACP synthase III, whose protein sequence is MGIQIISAGSCLPELIVTNDDLSKFLDTSDEWISTRTGIRQRHIATNETTTDLGVNAAKIALENSGLSCNDIDLVICATGTPDVCVPTVAANIKKELGIESAPAFDMNTNCSSFVYAITVAESLMKNCNYKNAIVVGADVNSQILDWEDRGTAVLFGDGAGAVVLSNTESKGILSTYLDCVIDKDNSLACNNKIESTPFFEADSERNTKVVMSGKSVMRFATKAFSEAVNAVVEKAGISVEDIKLIIPHQANLRILKAAANKMNIDEKNIYVNIDKASNTQAATIPIALHEILSKNMISRGDIVLFVAFGAGLSSGAVLLEW, encoded by the coding sequence ATGGGAATACAAATAATTTCAGCTGGTAGTTGTTTACCTGAATTAATAGTAACAAATGACGATTTATCAAAATTTCTAGATACTAGTGATGAATGGATAAGTACCCGTACTGGTATCAGACAACGTCATATTGCTACAAATGAAACTACCACAGATTTAGGAGTAAATGCAGCTAAAATAGCTTTAGAGAATAGTGGATTATCATGTAATGATATTGATTTAGTTATATGTGCTACTGGAACACCAGATGTATGTGTACCAACAGTAGCAGCAAACATAAAAAAAGAATTAGGTATAGAAAGTGCTCCTGCATTTGACATGAATACTAATTGTTCTAGTTTTGTATATGCTATAACAGTTGCAGAGAGTTTAATGAAAAATTGTAACTATAAAAATGCAATTGTTGTTGGTGCTGATGTAAATAGTCAAATTTTAGATTGGGAAGATAGAGGAACAGCAGTACTTTTTGGTGATGGAGCTGGTGCAGTAGTATTATCAAACACTGAAAGCAAAGGGATTCTTTCCACCTATTTAGATTGTGTTATAGACAAGGACAATTCCCTTGCATGTAATAATAAAATAGAATCAACTCCATTTTTTGAGGCAGATTCTGAAAGAAATACAAAGGTAGTGATGAGTGGAAAGAGTGTTATGAGGTTTGCAACTAAGGCATTTTCAGAAGCAGTTAATGCAGTTGTAGAGAAAGCTGGCATTTCAGTAGAGGATATTAAATTAATAATTCCACATCAAGCAAATTTAAGGATTTTAAAAGCAGCTGCTAATAAGATGAATATAGATGAAAAAAATATATATGTAAATATAGATAAAGCATCAAATACCCAAGCAGCAACTATTCCAATTGCATTACATGAAATTTTAAGCAAGAATATGATAAGCAGAGGTGATATTGTTCTATTTGTAGCTTTTGGAGCGGGACTTTCATCGGGAGCAGTATTACTAGAGTGGTAA
- a CDS encoding TetR/AcrR family transcriptional regulator — MDRRIIKSKQAIMGAFIKLMSEKDFERITINEIAEEANVNRGTVYLHYEDKFDLLNQCIDTHLNELCESCLSDGETSNVAPKASLLNTFRYLEQHAFFYSNMLTNKSMPIFRERLLTLAIKQIEKHLDMTGSNQNIRKEILVQYVASAAVGAMEWWIVNSMPYPAEYMAEQVLQLLEREQLTHQ; from the coding sequence ATGGATAGACGTATTATAAAGTCAAAACAGGCCATTATGGGTGCCTTTATCAAGCTCATGTCAGAAAAAGATTTTGAAAGGATAACCATTAACGAAATTGCAGAAGAAGCAAATGTAAACCGTGGAACTGTATATTTGCACTATGAGGACAAATTTGATCTGCTGAATCAATGTATAGATACTCATTTAAACGAATTATGTGAAAGTTGCTTGTCAGATGGAGAAACTAGCAATGTTGCCCCAAAAGCTTCGCTACTTAATACATTTCGATACCTTGAGCAGCATGCCTTTTTCTATTCCAATATGCTAACTAACAAATCCATGCCTATTTTTAGAGAGCGTCTTTTAACACTCGCTATTAAGCAGATAGAAAAGCACCTAGATATGACTGGAAGTAATCAAAATATAAGAAAGGAAATACTGGTGCAATATGTTGCTTCAGCTGCTGTTGGTGCAATGGAATGGTGGATTGTAAACTCAATGCCTTATCCTGCAGAATATATGGCTGAGCAGGTATTGCAGCTACTAGAGCGAGAACAATTGACTCACCAGTGA
- a CDS encoding EFR1 family ferrodoxin (N-terminal region resembles flavodoxins. C-terminal ferrodoxin region binds two 4Fe-4S clusters.) yields MKIFYFTATGNSLYVAKKIGGELYSIPQMIKAGEYEFEDEAIGFVFPCHGFGMAKIVSNFIKKSKFKADYFFAIMTYGAKPFSGLRHIELVAEESGIKFNYTNEILMVDNFLSAFKMEEEIINKNPEDIDERLNKIIADITNRRKSLVTKGVASNILSKCGRGLADKLSNNFAAKRFIVNDNCTSCKICEKVCPANNIKVENKPKFLSRCETCLACIHHCPQNAIHMKSEKSKARFINQNVKLKELIDSNNQAY; encoded by the coding sequence TTGAAGATATTTTATTTTACTGCTACAGGGAATAGTTTATATGTTGCAAAAAAGATTGGTGGAGAATTGTATTCAATACCTCAGATGATAAAGGCAGGAGAATATGAATTTGAGGATGAAGCTATAGGTTTTGTATTTCCTTGTCATGGATTCGGAATGGCAAAAATAGTTAGTAATTTTATCAAAAAGTCAAAATTTAAAGCTGATTACTTTTTTGCAATTATGACATATGGTGCTAAACCATTCTCAGGACTGAGGCATATTGAACTTGTAGCCGAAGAATCTGGTATCAAGTTCAACTATACAAATGAAATACTGATGGTTGATAATTTCCTTTCAGCATTTAAGATGGAGGAGGAAATAATAAATAAGAACCCAGAAGATATTGATGAAAGGCTTAATAAAATAATAGCTGATATTACAAATAGACGAAAATCTCTTGTAACAAAAGGAGTAGCATCCAATATTCTATCTAAATGCGGCCGTGGGCTGGCTGATAAACTTAGTAATAATTTTGCAGCTAAGCGATTTATAGTTAATGATAATTGTACTAGCTGTAAAATATGCGAAAAAGTTTGTCCTGCAAATAATATTAAAGTTGAGAATAAACCTAAGTTTTTAAGTAGATGTGAAACATGCCTAGCCTGTATACATCATTGTCCACAAAATGCAATACACATGAAATCTGAGAAAAGCAAAGCAAGATTTATAAATCAAAATGTTAAGCTTAAAGAATTAATTGATTCTAATAATCAAGCTTATTAA
- a CDS encoding ABC transporter ATP-binding protein, whose product MPIIQTKKLTKSYGSKNSVYDINLTANEGEIYGFLGLNGAGKTTTMRMLLKMINPTSGEIYYSGQSISKLSSEFWNQVGYLIETPHAYPNFTVEENLILYAKQRLIPDSEIKKRIGDISQQLLLDNYLQAKVKELSLGNNQKIGLAKALIHKPKILLLDEPTNGLDPEGLVVVRNSLLEMAKNGTTIFISSHLLDEMEKLVSRIGILVHGCLLRELNFSEFETCRESKLYIKTEGSSKKLAHYLATKSLEFTSVSEEEVLVSDISINQYSDLLQQLENQKLNPMIFQPVNESLEEFFLRTIKEGKSL is encoded by the coding sequence TTGCCAATAATACAAACGAAGAAGTTAACAAAGAGTTATGGCTCGAAAAATAGTGTGTATGACATTAATCTGACTGCTAATGAAGGTGAAATATATGGTTTTTTAGGCTTAAACGGTGCAGGAAAAACAACTACAATGAGGATGTTGCTTAAAATGATTAATCCTACATCTGGTGAAATTTATTACTCTGGACAATCAATTTCAAAGCTGTCTTCTGAATTTTGGAATCAGGTTGGGTACTTAATTGAAACACCACATGCTTATCCAAACTTTACTGTAGAAGAAAATCTTATATTGTATGCAAAGCAAAGACTAATACCCGATTCAGAAATTAAGAAACGAATTGGTGACATTTCACAGCAGTTATTGCTAGATAATTACCTACAGGCTAAGGTAAAAGAGCTTTCCTTAGGAAACAATCAGAAAATTGGATTAGCAAAGGCGCTTATTCATAAACCAAAGATTCTTTTGTTAGATGAACCAACAAATGGATTAGATCCGGAGGGGCTTGTAGTTGTTCGTAATTCTCTATTAGAAATGGCTAAAAATGGGACAACCATTTTTATATCAAGCCATCTATTAGATGAGATGGAAAAGCTGGTAAGTCGAATTGGTATATTAGTTCATGGGTGTCTGCTACGGGAATTAAACTTTTCAGAATTTGAAACCTGCAGAGAATCCAAGCTTTACATAAAAACGGAGGGCTCCAGCAAGAAGCTTGCACATTACCTTGCTACAAAAAGCTTGGAATTCACATCAGTAAGTGAAGAGGAAGTACTTGTTTCGGATATATCTATTAACCAATATTCTGATTTATTACAGCAGTTAGAAAATCAGAAATTGAATCCAATGATTTTTCAACCTGTAAATGAAAGCTTGGAAGAATTCTTTCTTAGAACTATTAAGGAGGGCAAATCATTATGA
- a CDS encoding ABC transporter permease, protein MKQIWSVTKIEFYKIRRGHIPIYILAFYSFLLLIHMQDKTWGEFLKNTFFMYSTVIGLMGFGILSSWVFGREYQDQTFKDLLSLPISRTSLVCAKFFALGLCFLGITVLAIGATFAIGSCLDLKNFDVLLTGNLLKRLGIATLYNSGLSFLFPLIASMTRGILAPVSTSFGAVIVAAIFGSQPLGRYIPWTISGIYLNNPELINWISKLTIFVILFIGVYGTILWWNYVDQK, encoded by the coding sequence ATGAAACAGATATGGTCGGTGACTAAAATTGAGTTTTATAAAATAAGACGAGGTCATATACCAATTTACATTCTAGCTTTTTATAGCTTTTTGTTACTTATCCATATGCAAGATAAGACGTGGGGAGAATTTTTGAAAAATACTTTTTTTATGTATTCTACTGTTATTGGATTAATGGGTTTTGGTATTTTAAGCAGTTGGGTATTTGGTAGAGAGTATCAGGATCAAACTTTTAAAGATCTTTTATCATTGCCAATTTCTCGTACAAGTTTAGTATGTGCAAAGTTTTTTGCTTTAGGATTATGTTTTTTAGGTATAACGGTATTAGCAATTGGTGCGACATTTGCTATAGGTTCTTGCTTAGATTTGAAAAATTTTGATGTGCTATTGACTGGAAATCTTTTAAAAAGGTTAGGGATAGCAACACTCTATAATTCTGGTCTTAGTTTTCTATTTCCTCTTATCGCCAGCATGACAAGAGGAATATTGGCTCCTGTTAGTACTTCTTTTGGAGCTGTAATTGTAGCTGCTATTTTTGGATCACAGCCTCTAGGGCGTTATATCCCGTGGACAATTTCTGGAATATATTTAAACAATCCTGAGCTTATTAATTGGATCAGTAAATTGACGATTTTTGTTATTCTATTTATTGGTGTTTATGGTACTATATTATGGTGGAATTATGTAGACCAAAAGTAG
- a CDS encoding TetR/AcrR family transcriptional regulator, protein MNDNVSRRRGAILENAILDEAWLLLNQIGYSKLTMDDVARAAKTNKNAIYRRWPQKCHLILAAVERKAPPIELEISDYGSLREDLIALFKVLDPIFEIIRPEDLREVISDKFSDTTSYDLFSIVNHDNGIRKLMEIIITRANQRKEISLSIDDISEKALNLPTLLIINEIVLYGRPNEASSEEIIDNILLPIYKVHK, encoded by the coding sequence ATGAACGACAATGTTAGTAGACGCCGAGGCGCTATACTTGAAAATGCGATTTTAGATGAGGCTTGGTTATTGCTTAATCAAATAGGATATAGCAAATTGACTATGGATGACGTAGCTCGTGCTGCAAAGACCAATAAAAACGCTATTTATCGCCGATGGCCACAAAAATGTCATCTTATTCTTGCTGCTGTAGAGCGAAAAGCACCACCAATAGAATTAGAAATCAGTGATTATGGTTCATTAAGAGAAGATTTAATTGCTCTATTTAAGGTTTTAGATCCAATTTTTGAAATTATCAGACCTGAGGATCTACGAGAGGTGATTTCAGATAAGTTTTCCGATACTACATCTTACGATTTATTTAGTATTGTTAATCACGATAATGGTATCCGTAAATTAATGGAAATCATTATAACGCGGGCTAATCAGCGCAAGGAAATTTCACTTTCAATAGATGATATTTCTGAAAAGGCTTTAAATTTGCCTACTTTACTAATTATCAATGAAATTGTATTATATGGAAGGCCTAATGAGGCGAGTAGTGAGGAGATTATTGATAATATTTTGCTGCCAATATATAAAGTACATAAATAA
- a CDS encoding efflux RND transporter periplasmic adaptor subunit, which translates to MKKYIMLILLPALIGTSLFSGCTAKDNRNENAVQAEEINEQKSVYLMAGKLATDNQVNVASKISARVSDISVNVGSVVNQGDTVIKLDTQDLQAQVDQAQAAVNTANANLANAMNSTRPEQIAQAQATLDSAKATYDIAKKNYYRTKALTGVGAATEAQLETAQQQLTSAESGQKSAEEQLEMLKKGSTETSIDVYKAQVKQAEEALKTAQIVLNNGNITAPISGKVTVKNINKGEIASPGSTLISISNPDALCVNAYAPLSIVKDLKEGQAVTVKVSEIKDSEFEGTISVINSELNSKSSNVLVKITLVNSNSQLKPGMFAEIGVRS; encoded by the coding sequence ATGAAAAAATATATTATGTTAATTTTATTGCCAGCGCTTATAGGAACATCTTTATTTTCAGGATGCACTGCAAAGGATAATAGAAATGAAAATGCTGTTCAAGCAGAAGAGATTAATGAACAAAAATCCGTATATCTCATGGCTGGAAAGCTTGCGACAGATAATCAAGTCAATGTAGCTTCAAAAATTTCTGCGAGAGTTTCAGATATATCAGTTAATGTAGGGTCAGTTGTAAATCAAGGCGATACTGTCATTAAATTAGATACTCAGGATTTGCAAGCTCAGGTAGACCAAGCCCAAGCAGCTGTAAATACTGCAAATGCAAATTTAGCTAATGCTATGAACAGTACACGTCCTGAACAAATAGCTCAAGCCCAAGCAACTTTGGACAGTGCTAAAGCAACTTATGATATTGCTAAAAAGAATTATTATCGTACAAAAGCGTTAACTGGTGTAGGAGCAGCTACAGAGGCGCAGCTTGAAACTGCACAGCAGCAACTTACTTCAGCAGAGTCAGGACAAAAATCAGCTGAAGAACAATTAGAAATGCTAAAAAAAGGCTCTACAGAAACAAGTATAGATGTCTACAAGGCACAAGTAAAGCAAGCGGAAGAAGCATTAAAAACAGCGCAAATAGTATTAAATAATGGAAACATTACAGCACCTATTTCAGGGAAAGTAACCGTTAAAAATATAAATAAAGGTGAAATAGCATCACCTGGCAGCACTCTTATTTCAATATCTAATCCTGATGCTTTATGCGTGAATGCATATGCACCCTTAAGCATTGTAAAAGATCTGAAAGAAGGACAAGCTGTAACTGTTAAAGTGTCAGAAATAAAGGATTCAGAATTTGAAGGAACCATATCAGTAATAAATTCAGAATTAAATTCTAAGAGTAGTAATGTTTTAGTAAAAATAACTTTAGTAAATTCAAATTCGCAATTAAAGCCAGGTATGTTTGCCGAAATTGGCGTGAGAAGTTAG
- a CDS encoding HlyD family secretion protein, with the protein MQGKRKIIIICIVIAMLITLGGVGVYYWYENEYFVSTEDAQVAGDFIDITPKISGSLLEFSVKEGETLVKDQIVGHMDENGIADENVNSSLLRAPINGLIIKKEAEEGQYIAAGATLAVMVDQEKIYITANIEETKVEKLKEGQNVDIKIDQFEGKVFQGKVEYIGKASNSAFSLLPSSSGGTFTKVVQKVPVKIKFEENHENLLPGTNADIKIHVK; encoded by the coding sequence ATGCAAGGAAAACGTAAAATAATAATTATTTGTATAGTTATAGCTATGTTAATAACTCTTGGCGGAGTTGGCGTATATTATTGGTATGAAAATGAATATTTTGTCTCAACTGAAGACGCACAGGTAGCTGGAGATTTTATAGATATAACTCCAAAAATTTCAGGAAGTCTTCTTGAATTTAGTGTAAAAGAGGGAGAAACTTTAGTTAAAGATCAAATAGTAGGGCACATGGATGAAAATGGAATAGCTGATGAAAATGTTAATTCTTCCTTACTTAGAGCGCCAATTAATGGGTTAATTATTAAAAAGGAAGCTGAGGAGGGACAATATATTGCAGCTGGAGCTACACTTGCAGTAATGGTTGATCAAGAAAAAATATATATAACTGCAAATATAGAAGAAACCAAGGTGGAAAAATTAAAAGAAGGGCAAAATGTAGATATAAAAATTGATCAATTTGAGGGAAAAGTATTTCAAGGCAAAGTTGAATATATAGGAAAAGCTTCAAATTCAGCATTTTCACTTCTTCCATCCTCTTCAGGTGGAACTTTCACTAAGGTTGTTCAAAAGGTACCTGTGAAAATTAAATTTGAGGAGAATCATGAAAATCTTCTACCTGGTACAAATGCAGACATAAAGATACATGTAAAGTAG
- a CDS encoding DHA2 family efflux MFS transporter permease subunit: MENKKESSAKWLIMSVVIMAIFMVNLDTSIINISVTKMMQTFNASIDQIQWVVSAYTLTLGVVIPSTSYFGDKFGTKNVFITALILFTLGSLLCGISWNESIMIIARVIQGIGGACIISLGMAILMTTFDKSELGMAIGVMGIFVMAAPALGPSLGGYIIQNFNWRFLFFINLPVGIVATMMAILIFKKSEHKSSKKFDIIGFITSSIGMSCVLYVLGKSDLDWNDIKNIVLMIVGCYSLVIFVVNELLIEEPMLDLKLLKNYTFCMSNIIMNIAMLALYGGVFLMPIFLQQIRGLDSMNTGLILFPEAIATAISMILYGKIGNKFDVRLFAVFALILIGINSYSMSKITLDTPNMEITILLLIRGFGVGFLMAPVQTIGFSGLPKEAMSNASALTNTVKQVGTSIGVTIITSVMQHRNVIDYSNLASQVTSFNKNSMKLYEMLQGMFIKSGMSAGNAQGIALNKMFGEVALQAQLQALNDTMFVISIITVIVIIPTLLLKQGKQEETKVVVVEG, encoded by the coding sequence ATGGAAAATAAAAAAGAATCTTCAGCTAAATGGCTTATTATGAGCGTTGTAATTATGGCAATTTTTATGGTGAATCTAGATACTAGCATTATTAATATCTCTGTTACTAAAATGATGCAGACCTTTAATGCATCCATAGATCAAATCCAATGGGTTGTTAGTGCATATACTCTAACCTTAGGAGTTGTAATTCCATCAACAAGTTATTTTGGAGACAAATTTGGCACTAAAAACGTATTTATTACCGCGTTAATTTTATTTACCTTAGGTTCACTATTGTGCGGGATTTCATGGAATGAAAGCATAATGATAATTGCAAGAGTAATTCAAGGTATTGGAGGGGCTTGCATAATATCTCTTGGTATGGCAATATTAATGACTACTTTTGATAAAAGTGAACTTGGAATGGCAATAGGAGTAATGGGAATATTCGTAATGGCAGCCCCAGCTTTAGGGCCAAGTTTAGGTGGATATATTATTCAAAATTTTAATTGGAGATTTCTTTTCTTTATAAATCTTCCAGTTGGAATAGTTGCTACAATGATGGCAATACTTATATTCAAAAAATCAGAGCATAAATCCTCAAAGAAATTTGATATTATTGGATTTATAACTTCAAGTATTGGAATGTCCTGTGTTCTCTATGTACTTGGGAAAAGTGATTTAGACTGGAACGATATAAAAAATATCGTGCTTATGATTGTTGGATGTTATAGTCTTGTAATCTTTGTTGTGAATGAATTACTCATTGAAGAACCTATGCTTGATTTAAAACTATTAAAGAATTATACCTTTTGCATGAGTAATATTATTATGAACATTGCAATGCTAGCTCTTTATGGTGGTGTGTTTTTGATGCCGATATTCCTTCAACAAATAAGAGGACTTGACTCAATGAATACAGGCTTGATTTTATTTCCAGAAGCAATAGCAACAGCCATATCCATGATTTTATATGGGAAAATTGGCAACAAATTTGACGTTAGATTATTTGCTGTATTTGCATTAATTTTAATAGGCATTAATAGCTATAGTATGTCAAAAATTACGTTGGATACACCTAATATGGAGATAACAATTCTATTATTGATTAGAGGTTTTGGTGTCGGATTTCTCATGGCACCTGTTCAAACAATAGGTTTTAGTGGATTACCAAAGGAAGCAATGTCAAACGCATCTGCTTTAACTAATACAGTAAAACAAGTAGGGACTTCCATAGGTGTTACAATTATTACAAGCGTTATGCAGCATAGAAATGTGATTGATTACTCTAACTTAGCTTCACAAGTGACATCTTTTAATAAAAATAGTATGAAACTATATGAAATGCTTCAAGGGATGTTTATTAAAAGCGGGATGTCAGCAGGCAATGCTCAAGGAATTGCTTTAAACAAGATGTTTGGAGAAGTTGCACTTCAGGCACAGCTCCAAGCTCTTAATGATACCATGTTTGTAATTTCGATAATTACTGTTATTGTAATTATTCCAACACTATTATTAAAACAAGGTAAACAAGAAGAAACAAAGGTGGTAGTGGTAGAAGGATAA
- a CDS encoding flavin reductase family protein, with protein MIKKKIANIPFGPFITVLAGAMVNGKPNYATIGAYGVVSEKPVLYISLKNSHYTTSGVVENGFFSVNIPSSESIYKTDLCGCVSGNKEDKSNVFDSFYDDGGNAPMIKECPVNYLCKVIQTIPIFDFTMFIGEIVAVYANEDCLENGTPNALEVKPTIMMYPGYYNLKDKVGTIFKTYR; from the coding sequence ATGATAAAGAAGAAAATAGCAAATATCCCTTTTGGACCATTTATTACAGTTTTAGCAGGAGCTATGGTTAATGGAAAACCGAACTATGCCACAATAGGTGCATATGGGGTTGTAAGTGAGAAGCCTGTATTGTATATTTCATTGAAAAATTCACACTATACAACTTCAGGTGTAGTGGAAAATGGATTCTTCAGTGTAAACATACCATCCTCCGAATCTATTTATAAGACTGATCTTTGTGGGTGCGTCTCTGGTAATAAAGAAGATAAATCGAATGTATTTGATTCTTTTTATGATGATGGAGGAAATGCACCAATGATAAAAGAATGTCCTGTAAATTATCTTTGTAAAGTAATACAGACAATTCCTATATTTGATTTTACTATGTTTATTGGGGAAATTGTTGCAGTATATGCGAATGAAGACTGTTTGGAAAATGGAACACCAAATGCTCTTGAGGTTAAACCAACAATTATGATGTATCCAGGATACTATAATTTAAAGGATAAAGTTGGTACAATATTTAAAACATATAGATAA